A portion of the Manihot esculenta cultivar AM560-2 chromosome 2, M.esculenta_v8, whole genome shotgun sequence genome contains these proteins:
- the LOC110609644 gene encoding LOW QUALITY PROTEIN: metalloendoproteinase 4-MMP (The sequence of the model RefSeq protein was modified relative to this genomic sequence to represent the inferred CDS: deleted 2 bases in 1 codon): MLRFFSYFSFLSFSFICLSRPSFPTRFIPDSITGITTDTHNVTDAHNVTWHDFGRFLDVGRGSEVSGMSELKKYLCRFGYLPSTNNFTDVFDKELESAVRAYQSSLGLSVTGKLDSDTISTIMSPRCGLRDTAHNTTDKLHVTRHFAYFYGKPRWVKESPMTLTYAFSANNMIDYISLEEIKRVFKHAFARWASVIPVSFMEVEYYQSANIRIGWYHRDHGDGEPFDGVLGVLAHAFSPENGRLHLDAAETWSVDFETVKSREAVDLESVATHEIGHILGLAHSSIKEAVMYPSLSPRSVKVDLKLDDVEGVQALYGTNPNFTLSSLLESENSSNGGIGLQSRTSKWTISLVVVALFLFLRTW; encoded by the exons ATGCTTCGGtttttcagttatttcagtttCCTCTCCTTCTCCTTCATTTGCCTTTCCCGCCCTTCCTTTCCCACCAGATTTATACCGGACTCCATAACCGGCATAACCACCGATACCCACAACGTCACCGATGCTCACAACGTCACCTGGCATGATTTCGGTCGCTTCTTAGATGTCGGGAGGGGAAGTGAGGTCAGTGGCATGTCGGAGCTCAAGAAATACTTGTGTCGTTTCGGGTATCTCCCCAGCACCAACAATTTCACCGATGTCTTTGATAAAGAGTTAGAATCTGCAGTTAGAGCCTATCAATCCAGTCTGGGTTTATCTGTGACTGGGAAGCttgactctgataccatctcAACGATCATGTCACCTAGGTGCGGTCTTAGAGACACAGCCCATAATACAACCGATAAATTGCACGTAACCCGACATTTTGCGTACTTTTACGGGAAGCCCAGGTGGGTAAAGGAATCACCGATGACCCTGACCTATGCCTTTTCAGCTAATAACATGATCGATTACATAAGTTTAGAGGAAATAAAGAGAGTTTTTAAGCACGCTTTTGCGAGATGGGCATCAGTGATTCCAGTGAGCTTCATGGAAGTGGAATATTACCAATCAGCCAATATTCGAATTGGGTGGTACCATCGAGATCACGGGGACGGAGAGCCGTTTGATGGGGTGCTTGGGGTGTTGGCGCATGCTTTCTCTCCAGAAAACGGAAGGCTTCACCTTGATGCTGCTGAAACATGGAGCGTTGATTTTGAGACGGTTAAGTCAAGAGAGGCCGTTGATCTGGAATCGGTGGCGACCCATGAGATTGGACATATACTTGGGTTGGCTCATTCTTCGATTAAGGAAGCTGTGATGTATCCAAGTTTAAGTCCAAGGTCTGTGAAAGTGGACCTCAAGCTTGATGACGTGGAGGGTGTTCAGGCTCTTTATGGGACAAACCCTAATTTCACGTTGAGTTCTTTGTTGGAGTCTGAAAATTCTTCTAAC GGGGGGATTGGTCTGCAAAGTAGAACATCAAAATGGACCATTTCCTTGGTGGTGGTTGCTTTGTTCCTTTTTTTACGCACATGGTGA